In Clupea harengus chromosome 4, Ch_v2.0.2, whole genome shotgun sequence, the genomic stretch TCAGCAATACCTTCACCAACCCAGTCTTGGTCCTCCTCAGAAAACTCCCTCAAGTCCCCTTGGATGTGTGTCTCCTCATGAGCTTGCAAACCCTTTGCAGTCGGGATCAATGGGCTTAAATCCTCATGGTACCTATTGAAGCCCTCTGTGTTCTTAGACGCACATAATGACAGTTCTTTCACTGCTTCTCTGTCCATTGGCACAAGTTGTTGTCTTGTAGCTTCTACGTCTTCATTTCCTGAATCTGactctgaatctgaatctgagtaACCGCTTGTGTCGTCTAGATTTTGAGGGCTGGGCTGCTGTAAAAATGGCACACCACCTTCACCTTCTTTATTTTGGACGTTGCCATGGCTGTTCGGTCTCTCCGTGTTTGACTGGTCTTCTCCTGTTTGATCTCCTCCAAAGCCCAATTGTCTTTCAGTCCAGTTCCCTGTTTCATCTTCATGAATGTGCTTCTTGTATGACATTTCTGTATTCTCTAGAGGACTGAGCTACTCGTCAGtttcactgtctgtgtcttGCGCATACGTCTCCTTTCCTGTTGTGTTCTTGTGCTCGTTGTGATTCTCCACTGAGCTCATCGGCGAGGTGTTCCTTGGAGCTCCTGTTAGTTCCTGGGTCTTATCAgtcttctctgtttgtgtgggtctACTAGCCAGAGAATATTGGTCCATGCAGTCTTCAAAGTTAAGGTGCTCAAACTCTAGCTCCACATCTAACAGAGAAGGGTAGATGACAGAAAAGAAACGCTGCATTTTTGTTGTGAAATATCGGAGAATTGCACAGAATCTCCATTAATATCTAGATGAGTCTGCAGCATTGAGATCTTCCTCAAAAAATGGACTGAGTAACTCATACCTGAAAATGTGTCTTTAAGTAAATCATCAACATTGTGCTCCATTTCTGTGCACGAAATGTACAATCAAGAGAGAGTTAAGTGTTTGTTCAATGCAAGTGAAATCCCAATGCACGAGAGCTTAGTTTATGATCAAAAGAAGGGGAATGTTTTTAAATTCAGTTGAAAAGCCTTACCTCTGTGCACCAGATTAGCTTCCTGTCAAAATGGAGGCAAAGAACTCACTTCTCTCTTTCAAAATATAAATCAACTCCCAACTCAgccatcaaaacaaaacaaatgtgttaTTAAAAGAGTCGATGCGCAAGTATCCGTTGTTAAAGATAACGTCTATGCTACTCCACTGGCCTGTACCGTACtaggttctttttttctttttcttttttctgacgTGACACCAAGGCAGTGGTTACAGATGGGGGCAGGTGCACCACACTCCTCTTTTTCAAACATCCTCTGCGTCAACAACAAGACAGGTTCTCTTTCTGACATTGTTATGTGTGATAGTTACAGTGTCTCAATCAAGCAGTGGTAAAGAATCGTTTGGAATACATGGGTTAAAACGGGGAAAAAAGATTTAAACAATTCAGGCTGTTAACAAAATTCAGTTATAAGTAATGTGCtgatttttgtgttttacattCATATCAGTGTGTCCACATAATTGCtcttttgaaaatgaattgGTGGACATAACCCAACGGTTTTAGATCCCTGGTACATTCAGATAAATTAAAGTTGTATAATACAAGGCCTTTCCAGAGTTCCCAGAGTACTGTTGTCATTGCTCTGGTCCAGACTAGCCATTTCGAATATGACACTAGGGTCCTGATATTTTGGCCTCAAATGGTCCCactttcatttcctgtttgtttgtttgtttgtttttatatatCTCTATCTTACCACTGCAGCTTCTAGTCATATTTTAACGCCTGTCTCTTACTGAATAATTAAATGTTAAAGTTTAACAAAGCTTTAGTAAGTAGTACAACACTCTCAAAATTAATGCTATAGGGGTTtcctttatttatatttcacaaATGTATATGGTAAAAAATTTTTTGTCTTAGCACTGAAGCATGTGTGATCTGTTTGGTGGTCGAGTGCACGATGGAATCATGTTGGAATCAGAGCTCATGTCGAAGATGATAGCGGTGATTAGGTTTCAGGTCCACTTCGACTGGGTAGTGATCACTGACCTCCAAAGCCTAAACAAAATCAATTAGCAAAGGTTATCCTTTAGTACCATTATATAAAGGTtatttcttctcttcccttcaaTGTTAATGGTAGTGGTAGTGTACCTCATCCTCAGCGAGGTGGAATTCCTTTTTGAAGTTGAAGGGTTGAGCGGATTCAGGAACAATCCCATGGAAGAGCTCTTTTCCATGGACAACAATTCTGTTGGAAGGCAAGAAAATATTACAGAGGCTCAATGGGTCCAGCATGACATTGAAAATGCAAATATCAATTTTTAGGGAGCATAACATGCCATTTTTCTCAGTGAAAGTGTCTCTCtgacaaataaattaaaatcTTGCCTCTTAACGAAAGCAGACACAGCAATGTCACACCAGGATAAGCAGTGTGAGTCTGAAATTAGATTATGTGTGGCAGATCTGTAGTTACAGCTCCATCAACTGGTAAAGTGCGGTCGTAGCAATGCCAgaaaacaacttttttttaaattcttctTTAAGTTACTTTGCACAAAAATCTCTTACATTTTCTAACTGTAAACATGGCTAGCTAAGTGTGTGCTTCTTATTGCAGAATCATCTGAATCCATTAATAAAGTGGGGTAAGCACTGGCAAATATTTTGCCTTAATGTACATTTTAATTCTTTCCAAGATAGTCATGACCACCAACCTGTCGTAAGcgcagtgtgtgttttcacggACGGTGGTGTCCACTTCATCCCCTATGAGCCAATGGAACTTGGGGTCATTCCTCAGGCGAATGGCTCTCCAGCCCTTGATTGTGATGTAACTGCAGGCAGCATTGAGATCTCCCAGAAACATCACATTCTGgcagagagcgagggggagagagagagagagagagagagagagagagagagatagagagagagagaaagagagagaccatttTAAATCATAAACTTGTCATCCACTGTACAGTAACTTTGCTTGTGTGCCAGAGTAGAACTTCTGTTCTCAGTGTGGTTCATAAATTTGGTAAGATGTCTTTATATTGAAAATATGCAGGTAAGAAGAGAGATGGTAGGCACATAATTCTGTAGGGGAAATGCTCAGCATGATTTAATACTGGCttatacagagacacacaaagaggacaAAACCTGAGGCTTATATTTCAACAGAGGCTGGAAACTGGAGATAGGAAAGGGAATATGGAATGCTGAAAGAAGAAGCCATAATAATGCCACATCATAGACATACATTAACGGGTTGATGGAAAGGTTATGTCAGAGATTAAATGAAGAATCAGACAAAATGTTAAATTAGATGCGAATGCAcatttggtctctctctctcctatatctctctctctctctctctctctctgtctctctctttctctctctctctctctctctctgtgtgtgtgtgtgtgtgtgtgtgtgtgtgtgtgtatcctaacCTGAGTTTTCCATTTTTTGCTAATTTCCGTGTAGACTCCATAGAGTTCCTCAATCTCTTTCATGGCATTCTTAGGACATGTGTGTTGTCCGACGAGGACTAAATCCTTtaccactgtaaaaaaaaaaaacatctgggcTACTCAATCTTTAATCAAAATGCAGTCCATACAGTCTCAGAGAACATAATGGCCATTCAATTCTTTCCATTTATCACATTCTTACATAACATCCATTTAATTTATGCCAAACTGTAACTACATAATTACTCCAACTGTGTTGCTAACGTGATTGCTGTAGCTCTGTTGTGATTTCACTGTTTTGGTCACACTGACAGATCTGCCCTCGGTACACACTGTTATCCTATGAGAAGAttgcagaaagaaagaggtagcTTACGAGTTGAGGGAGAGTGAACTCGAATGATGAAAGGCTCTCGGGTGAAGAGGCTGGTGTAATTGGACCCTCCCTCCTGCAGGGAGTAATGATCTCTCACCTCCAGAACATCTTTCCTGGGCACAACAGAATGCTCCAAAAGTTTGTGTTTCCTTGTCTTGACATACACTaatcacatttacactgatcaCATTTGCACCAGAACTTAGAAATTTGACCTTTCAACAAGTGTAATGCCCCTTAAGAATTGGCATCAGCTCTATCAGTATGTAGTAACAGGTGGTTCAGAACTCAACTACTTACCGGTATATGTAAACGTATTGTTCCTTGTAGGTCGTCTTTCCCAGTCTTTTGCTCTCTAAATGAGCATATGAATGAGACTTGTCAAATCTGGTTAAAAGGACATAATTCAAAAAATAAGGTCAACAACCAGTATGCACATATCTACACAATtaactgtctgtgtttgttcacCTGCAATCTAAATGAGCTTGAGATTGATATCCTTAGCTAAGACCCTACTATTATCCAATGAATCCTGGTGCAGACTCTCTATAAAGGTGTTTTCCTTACTTGTTTAGGTTTTTCACCAGTTTAGGTATGGCTTCACCTTTGGAGTCTCGGACCTCCTGAATCAAACAGAGGTCACAGCGGGCAATAATCTGATGAGGAAGAACACCATCCACAGGGTCAAAAGAAACAGTTTCAGTTAATCATGTCATTCTAAAAGTGAATGTCAACACACGTAAAGTAAACACAAATAGAGTGGAACATTGTAACACACGGTTGGATGTACCACTACTGTaccaggtgtgtgtttctgaatctcATACCTTGGTCAGAATGGCCATGACCTTTTTGTTGTTTGCCTTTGCCTCCCCAAACGACTGAACGTTGAAGGCGCATATTTTCAGGGAGAGGGTGGTAGGCCACAGACACAGCCCCACAAGGCACATCAGCAAGATCAGATACCTCATTCTTCTGCTCACTCAACCCCTATATGAACTGCAAAAGTCATGTTTCTCAATATCAACCCTTGATCTATGTAGCATCTATGCAGCCGTAGTAACTGACACAGTTGACAGTGTAAAGTCAGTTTCTGTTGAATGTATCACATAAATTCTACACAAACTCTTTGACTCCAGACTAATGGTCCACATGTTAATTTAAGTCTTTTTCAGATACCACACTTAATTAAATAAtgacatgaataaataatgagataaataaatacaattcacaaataaataaatagtgagTGAAGTCACCTACCCACTGCCAGGTCTTTTGGTCGTTGCCCTTCTGAGCCTCATGTCTTGAATGTGTGCGTTTTGTGTTCATCCAGGTGAGCccggagagaaagacaagggggggaggggaggggaggggagggtgctGTCAGAGAGATGTGCTGTGTCAGTGTTCAGTCTCTGTGGAGCTCCATCCAGAACAGTGCAAAGACTGACATGCAACAGGGGAACACACCGGAAACAATGGCCCCCCCCGCTTATTCACAGTGCACTGCCAATGGACATTGTCTCTCCCACAGAATACAGACTCCAACAGAAGCGAAGGAAGGCCTTGCTCTTTCAAATACACATTGTCTTTACCAAAGGACAGAGAAGGAGCATGCTGAATACTTACAGTGTTGGGCTATGAAGTGACGTGAGCAGATGCCCAGACATTTCCCtctactgtccctgtcattgCTGGATGAAATTTGACTGCAGTGGGTGACTAAATTAATTCAACATGTACATTGCACGTCTATTTCCGTAATTGTGACACTTCCTCCCATGTTGGCCTGAAAGCTGTGGGGTTTGCCAGAGATACCAGTTTCCTCAAAACACCACAAACTTCTAGAACATCACACATGCAGCTAGTACTTGCACATGCAATAGAACACTAAGTTGTATGATGCCAATGGTTTTCAGAAACACTGAGGTTGAGTTAGTAATTACTgtgacatttaaacatttacattgaCATGTCTTTAAACTTTTATAATCATGTACCAATTAAGACTTCCAATAACGTCAAAGGCACACATCTGTTTATTTAATGACAAAGTACATGAATTCTATAAAAACACCCTGTCTATGTCTGAGTTGCATTCACACATTTAACATTGTTTCCATCTTTTGTGACTTTCAATGGGAAACATATGACAGACACTACTGGAGTGTTCGGTTTTCTATGAGCACTAGCTAAATGTACTTAGTGAAAAAAGGTAGTGATCCCCATTTTATGCACAAACAATGgtaaacacataaataataGAAATAATATTACTCTACACCTCCGACTCCACATGATGGTATACCTATTCTGATTATATCATACAATATAATAACAATCATATTGTGCGTCTTGCTAACTGCAAGGCTggatatgttttattttcagtgcAGAACCTGTGCATCTTCTTTGCACAATAGCCCAGTCCACGCCCTCATAAAATCCAACAAAATGAAGACAAAACACAGGCAACTCTCTAATGCTTTACCAGAAACTGAAACATCAATAATCAAAGTCTTATTTTCTCCTCCTCAACATCATTAGCTGTAGAGTCTGTGGGCTCTTTGTCATATAGGCCTGAAGCAGCCTGAGTTTTGTGATGAGGCCAGAGTATTCAGATAGTCCTCTACATGTTGCTCAAGACACATGTAGATGTCCTGGAAGTAGTCAGTGAGTAGAGGGTAGCACAGGCACAGGCCTACCAACAGGGCTGCTCCCGACATGAACAGCAACAGAAGGAGAACCAGCCAGTATCCGCAGGAGGGCTGTGaggagaagtaaaaaaaaaaatttaaaaaaatcaaagagGCAACACCATCAACCTGAATATGTAATGATTCCCAAAGGATGATTTATTGATTGGTTTCACATGAGCAATCAAGTCAATCAAGTCCAGACTGACAATGCATGGACAAAATGTAAGAGGCAGCCATGTTGGCTGGGCTGTTTGCTCACCTTTTGGCTGCGTCGGTTCCTGAGCTGTCTGAGCTCCTCTCGGCACTGTGTCACACTGGACTGATAGAACCGACACTCCAGCTCCAGAGCCTCCAACTGCGTCTGGAGCTCCacgcactgcacacacacacacacacacacacacacacacacacacacacacacacacacacacacacacacacacgcacacacacacacgcacacacacacacacacacacacacacacacacacacacacatgcacacacacacacacacacacaccctcatcatcaCCATTATCATCACCACTTACATAACCTGGTTAGTCTGAGTTTGGTAAAATgcctcacatctctctccttcatcttgaGCCTCTCCTCTGTTGCCCAAAGCTGGCCTGCCATGTGGTCATCTCCCTTAAAGAGCTGCACTGCTGGCCCCTCCTCAGACACGACTCCAGCCCTGGTGGTGAGTTCCCCTGGGCCTCTTCTGGAGAGCATATCTGAGCGCCGCCGTAGGGTAGGGTGCCATACAGGAGGAAGCACAGTCAAATCAGTTCCCCTTTTTCTCAAGTTTCAAATGTCACACTTATGAATGAATGGAAGGCAGCTACAGCACCAGTGCCCAAAAAAGGGTCCTGTGTCATAATCTGatgttaaatgtaaatccaAAAGCTGGATATCGAAATACTGCTTTTGCGTGCAAAACAAAAACCTGCCATTTTCTGCGCTGTTACATTTGAGGGTGACAGTGCTATGTGTTGACTCCTGCAGTGTGACCGCAGGGCAGGAAGTGAGAATACCTCTGGCTTCCTGTAGCTGTGCGCTCAGGGTTCTCTTGTCTTCCTCAAGCTGAGCGAGGCGCGAgcgcagctcctcctcctcctgctgctgcacgCCGTCCAGCTGCTGGCTCAGCTCACACTCTCGACCATGAGAAAGCTGAGGAGGACACACGTATGCCCACgtacatgcagaaacacacatacacacagataaaaaacattcataaacacgcacagtcacaaatgaacatgcacaaacacatcacatacagaaacaaacatacattcagACGGAaaaaaagcacatacacacatacttatactAAAACAATTGAATAAAAACacaattacatttacacaaaaaGTTACGcaacaatacacactcacacacacacacacacgcgcgcgcatgcacacgcacagacgtCGGTCCTGTGACCTTTGTTTTTCATGTCTTGGCTGGACTGTCTCTGTGGGTTTGACtaaagtacacacaaacacaccctcattcCCTGTCACCCTGTGTCCTGATCTGCAGTAAcatctcctctcacctccagcTGGGtgtgcagctgctgcagctgctcggTGCTTACATCCAGGCCTCTCTTCAGCTGTGTGGAACTCCCGCGCAGCTCCTCGCACAGGCTCTGCCACTTAGTTGACTCAGCCCTGGCTGTCTGCAGCGCCTCCTGGTGGACAACATCGGAACAGGTGAAAAGACAGGTGGTCAAGTAGAACAGACGCGAAGTCATTTTCATGCAATGAGCAGAATCTACTTTATTAGACTGACTCTTATATAGTGTGTTACATGTCTGTTTACATTAACATGACATTTGTCAGTTGTTTCCCACTAAAGAATGGCAAAGCAAAATACAACAAATAGTTTTACAATTATAAATATGTTAGATTATAGATATTACAATTAAAGATATTTTACAAATATCTCTGTGGGCCCAAACCtctatgaccttggtgttgctaTAGTTATAGTTAAAGTATTTAGTAGATGCTTTTGTACAAAGTTACAAAACCAGTACAAACTTACAAAAACAGTAAAACCAACAATGAAAAAATAAGTAATGGacataatgaaatgaaattcatAAAACAATATTATGTGTCATTTTAAAGTAAAACCACAAGTTATTACTACAACAACAAGAATCATGATCACAACcataatcataatcatcacaacaagtataataataataatgataatcatcatcatcattataatCGTAACCATAATACCAAATACCATAACTatgaaagaataaaataatGCCTCAAATACCACTGAGGTCCAACTATCGAAAAGGGGGAGAATAGAGCTGAATCATAGCATTTAAATAGGCTGAATCATCTGcaacacatgcaggcaggcctATTAAAATGTAATTGCGATAGACTAGTTCAGATATAACCCGGGCCTGCACAAGCGGTTGTTTAACATATTGTTTGAGATAAGGTCTGACCTTCTGAATATTATAGAGTGGGAACTGACAAGACCTCAAGACAGAAGCTACATGCTCAGAGAAATCAGTGCTCACATGCTCAGGAtcagtgaagatgaagatgaagattaTTTTGTGGGATAGCCAGATTGGCTGGGAATACCAGGAACTCAGTTTTTGAAAGTTTGAGCTAAAGGTGATGATCCCTCATCCAGACTAAAATATCACTGAGGCATTCAGAAACTGAGCCAAAATTGGGGAGTCATCCGGGGGGAAGCACAAGTACAGTGACAGGAGAACCCATGGGAACCGATGATCTCATCTAAGGAAGTGGTGTTAATAGAAAATAGGAAAGGTCCAAGTAACCAGCCCTGAGATACACCAGTGGAGAGGTGGTGAGATTTGAACACTTGTCCCTGCCAAGAAACACTGAATGAACATCCAGTGAGGTACAGTTCAAACCAACTGTGTGCTTTCCCCAAAAGGAGAATGCCATGGTTCACTGTGTCGAAGGCTGCTGACAAGTCTAGTCAAATTCAAATTGATGACTGGGCTTCAGTCACAGAtaaaagagcagtttcagtagaatTACCACTCTTAAAACCAGAGTGCTTAGGGTCTAGCAAataaga encodes the following:
- the dnase1l1l gene encoding deoxyribonuclease I-like 1-like isoform X3, whose product is MRYLILLMCLVGLCLWPTTLSLKICAFNVQSFGEAKANNKKVMAILTKIIARCDLCLIQEVRDSKGEAIPKLVKNLNKFDKSHSYAHLESKRLGKTTYKEQYVYIYRKDVLEVRDHYSLQEGGSNYTSLFTREPFIIRVHSPSTLVKDLVLVGQHTCPKNAMKEIEELYGVYTEISKKWKTQNVMFLGDLNAACSYITIKGWRAIRLRNDPKFHWLIGDEVDTTVRENTHCAYDRLTLLILV
- the LOC105906413 gene encoding TRAF3-interacting JNK-activating modulator isoform X2 → MRMKVHQKRTISTKQERVILGGIGNQKTQQTAGMQTKPGFVTVKEDDVLLLTDYLQEALHREEDLRMKLTSLQRSTATLLHSSEYLWKSRCSEDLLKSKITALESQLQVCMKGLPQDGVKGLLVDMEKEKGEQDERALQAIQRGTEERAEAQGKILNLQEALQTARAESTKWQSLCEELRGSSTQLKRGLDVSTEQLQQLHTQLELSHGRECELSQQLDGVQQQEEEELRSRLAQLEEDKRTLSAQLQEARDMLSRRGPGELTTRAGVVSEEGPAVQLFKGDDHMAGQLWATEERLKMKERDCVELQTQLEALELECRFYQSSVTQCREELRQLRNRRSQKPSCGYWLVLLLLLFMSGAALLVGLCLCYPLLTDYFQDIYMCLEQHVEDYLNTLASSQNSGCFRPI
- the dnase1l1l gene encoding deoxyribonuclease I-like 1-like isoform X2 translates to MRYLILLMCLVGLCLWPTTLSLKICAFNVQSFGEAKANNKKVMAILTKIIARCDLCLIQEVRDSKGEAIPKLVKNLNKFDKSHSYAHLESKRLGKTTYKEQYVYIYRKDVLEVRDHYSLQEGGSNYTSLFTREPFIIRVHSPSTLVKDLVLVGQHTCPKNAMKEIEELYGVYTEISKKWKTQNVMFLGDLNAACSYITIKGWRAIRLRNDPKFHWLIGDEVDTTVRENTHCAYDRIVVHGKELFHGIVPESAQPFNFKKEFHLAEDEALEVSDHYPVEVDLKPNHRYHLRHEL